The Rhizobium rhizoryzae DNA segment GCATTGATCGTCAGTCGGTCATAGTTCAGGGCCAAGTGCTCTCTGATCGATTGAGAATTGAGACCTGCAATCGCAATATCGACACTGCAGGCTACGCGCCGCGAAACCACGCCAATTACCGCCTTTTGACCGCGCTGGCTGGAACGCTCAACCTCGGTCAAGGTGTCATCTATGCCTTTGCGCGACAGAACGCGGACATCGCAAACGATTTCACCGAGGTCAACATCAGAGGCCTTGGAGATAAGAGCATCATGGGAGCCCGTGAACGGCCCATAACTGCCTACCTCGGCGTAGAAGGCGTACCCGCCACCCCCCGCTGACACTCCCACCAAGCCCATACCTCCGCCCGATGATCTCGAACGCATACCATGAGACGTGGAATAGCCGCCGTAGTTATTGATTTCAGCCGCAACACCGTAGTTGGAAACAAAGGCATCCAGCGGCCCGCGAAGGGTAAGAGCAATGCCGCCTGACCCGCCAAGGCGAAGCATGAAACGCCCGTCCGAATAGACATCAAGGGCGTTGCTATAATTGCTGACCTCAACCCGTGTTGAGCCGGTCGAGGTCTGGATAAGCGCACCGGTGACAGTTCCGGCCGTGACAAAACCGAGGTTAGCAGAAATAGCCGAAAGCGATGATGCGTTGATCTTGTAGGCGTCGATACTACTGACTTTGGACGTACTGACAGCACCGTCCTGTAGCTCTGCATTTCCGATGCTATTCGGCCCCGGCGTTGTCGCAACGGTTGTTCCAGGAACGCCAGCCGTTGCACTTGCAGGATGCCAGTTCCCCGGCGTTCCAGCCACGTTGACAGCACGCGCCCAATAATACCGCGTGATAACCCCGCTTGGCAGATCAGAATGGATAAACTGACCCGTCGAGGTTTGCCCCACCTTGGCAGCGGCCGCACGATTATTGGTGCTAGACGCCCATATTTCGACAGAGCCAAGACCGAGATAGGGCAAGCCGCCCGCTTCTACGGGGGCGACTATATTGAGCATGATTTGCCGCACGCCGCCGATTGCCGTCAGCGCGGTTACATTGATCGATAAGGCCATTTTATCCCCAAA contains these protein-coding regions:
- a CDS encoding phage tail protein, with protein sequence MALSINVTALTAIGGVRQIMLNIVAPVEAGGLPYLGLGSVEIWASSTNNRAAAAKVGQTSTGQFIHSDLPSGVITRYYWARAVNVAGTPGNWHPASATAGVPGTTVATTPGPNSIGNAELQDGAVSTSKVSSIDAYKINASSLSAISANLGFVTAGTVTGALIQTSTGSTRVEVSNYSNALDVYSDGRFMLRLGGSGGIALTLRGPLDAFVSNYGVAAEINNYGGYSTSHGMRSRSSGGGMGLVGVSAGGGGYAFYAEVGSYGPFTGSHDALISKASDVDLGEIVCDVRVLSRKGIDDTLTEVERSSQRGQKAVIGVVSRRVACSVDIAIAGLNSQSIREHLALNYDRLTINAVGEGQISVCGRGGNLDAGDLIISSDLPGKGERQADDVVRSITVAKVREAVTFDYPDQCRLVACIYLCG